The Nymphaea colorata isolate Beijing-Zhang1983 unplaced genomic scaffold, ASM883128v2 scaffold0701, whole genome shotgun sequence genome includes a window with the following:
- the LOC116245495 gene encoding uncharacterized protein LOC116245495, translating to MKAFLLLLAVLALASAANVTTKLWPRPINFTSTPEGDNITVSPCDIKYVVESPGQIYVEEMINLYLIQVFHCTKIQEGKISLNVVVKSVDPMEHQQVELSADYYPGFLRGLETFSQLFEKNDKEEYVVHSVPVTISDAPQFLWRAVMIDTSRHFLPVGTIKRAIDAMMYSKLNVLHWHITDEDAFPLFVPTVPELSGSGSVGGVYSEVEVKSIIAYGKQRGVRVVPEIDTPAHSESWGRSEKYKSITLNCNGKYEGQLDPTLNLTWDVLTDVLKYVNTTFTDDYVHFGGDEVVYNCWGDRPAIVSWMKDNNISDFKSLSIYFRHRQKQLWRTISPKKKVIYWANEDIDLPVDNDDVIHWWGVSANVNKLAGRKNEVILSNYDLTYLDIGFGNYYGRTYGTYEHWRKVYSFEPRVANVNVIGGAACMWNEVGTYRTFEQKVIQRSSVVGERLWNVKIDIKTDLRNIAARLTAHSDRLRERGYKVWPVTVGICEKEIDICF from the exons ATGAAGGCCTTCCTCCTGCTGCTGGCTGTCCTTGCGCTGGCCTCTGCTGCCAACGTCACCACCAAGCTGTGGCCTCGTCCCATCAACTTCACCTCCACTCCCGAGGGCGACAACATCACCGTCTCGCCCTGCGATATCAAGTACGTGGTCGAGTCCCCCGGCCAGATCTACGTCGAGGAAATGATCAACCTCTACCTGATCCAGGTGTTCCACTGCACCAAGATCCAGGAGGGCAAGATATCCCTCAACGTCGTCGTCAAGAGCGTCGATCCCATG GAACACCAGCAAGTGGAGCTCTCTGCGGACTACTACCCTGGCTTCCTGAGGGGGCTGGAGACCTTCTCGCAGCTGTTCGAAAAGAACGATAAGGAGGAGTATGTGGTGCACAGCGTGCCGGTGACTATCTCTGACGCTCCTCAGTTCCTGTGGCGAGCAGTGATGATCGACACATCGCGGCACTTCCTGCCTGTGGGCACCATCAAGCGCGCCATCGACGCCATGATGTACTCCAAGCTCAACGTCCTCCACTGGCACATCACTGACGAGGACGCCTTCCCCCTCTTCGTCCCCACCGTACCAGAGCTcagcggcagcggcagcgtcGGAGGAGTCTACTCGGAAGTGGAAGTGAAGTCCATCATCGCCTACGGGAAGCAGCGAGGAGTGAGAGTGGTCCCCGAGATCGACACACCCGCGCACTCTGAGTCGTGGGGACGAAGCGAAAAGTACAAGAGCATCACTCTCAACTGCAACGGAAAGTACGAGGGACAGCTCGATCCCACTCTCAACCTGACTTGGGACGTGCTTACCGACGTCCTCAAATACGTCAATACCACTTTCACCGACGACTACGTGCATTTCGGTGGTGACGAAGTGGTCTACAACTGTTGGGGCGACCGTCCTGCCATCGTCTCCTGGATGAAGGACAACAACATCTCTGACTTCAAGTCCTTATCGATCTACTTCCGGCACCGTCAGAAGCAGCTCTGGCGGACCATCAGTCCCAAGAAGAAGGTGATCTACTGGGCCAACGAGGACATCGACCTGCCCGTCGACAACGACGACGTCATCCACTGGTGGGGCGTCAGCGCGAACGTCAACAAGCTGGCCGGCAGGAAGAACGAAGTCATCCTCTCCAACTACGACCTCACCTACCTCGACATCGGCTTCGGCAACTACTACGGCAGGACCTACGGCACCTACGAGCACTGGCGCAAGGTCTACTCCTTCGAGCCCAGGGTCGCCAACGTCAACGTCATCGGCGGCGCAGCCTGCATGTGGAACGAAGTCGGCACCTACCGCACCTTCGAGCAGAAGGTTATCCAGCGGTCCAGCGTCGTCGGGGAAAGACTGTGGAACGTGAAAATCGATATAAAGACTGACCTAAGGAACATCGCTGCACGGTTGACTGCGCATTCCGATCGGCTGAGAGAGAGGGGATACAAGGTGTGGCCGGTTACTGTCGGCATATGCGAAAAAGAAATCGACATTTGTTTCTGA